A region of Rhinoraja longicauda isolate Sanriku21f chromosome 1, sRhiLon1.1, whole genome shotgun sequence DNA encodes the following proteins:
- the LOC144600828 gene encoding uncharacterized protein LOC144600828 — protein MAASTGYIGSLGIFDKSRESFSSYMERANMFFMANNITVTSGEGEVVAVTNKAVRERIKAILLTEIGPEVYGTLVNILAPIKAKDVPFSDIIKKLEEHFNPKPLEIAESYKFGTRNQKQNETINLPRTGWPYRE, from the coding sequence atggcagcgtccacgggctacatcggaagcctgggcatctttgacaaaagtagagagtcgttcagctcctatatggaaagagcgaacatgttcttcatggcaaacaacatcacagtgactagtggtgaaggagaggtagtggctgtgacaaacaaggccgttcgtgaacgcataaaagcgattctgctcacggagatcggacctgaagtgtacggcacactcgtgaatatccttgcgcccataaaggcaaaagatgtgccattcagtgacattataaagaagttggaggagcacttcaacccaaagcctctggaaattgcagaaagctacaaattcggcacgagaaaccagaagcaaaacgagacaatca